The DNA window GTACCGCTGCTGGAACGGCTCGAACCCGCCCATCTCGCCTGCCCCGCGGATCAGCACCACCGAAGCCGGCGATTCCCCGTTCAGGACCCGTGCCCTGTTCATCGGGTGATCGGCCAGGATAGCGGTAGACTGCCGGATGAACTCGTTACAGACCGCGGCAGTCTTCTGGTCCTCCGGATTCGCCGAGACCGGCATCACCTGATGCGGAGCGACACCATCCTCTTTCGGGTCGTTCGAGGTGACGCCGGCACCAAGCCCCTCCCCGGAGAGGGCGAGGGCTGCCCGATGGCCAGCACCTGAGGCGAACGAGAAGGTGACGCCGAACGCCGAGAGGTCCACCTGATCGGTAATAGCCGCGGAGAGGAGACGGGTGTCATGGATCCGTCCGGCGCGCCGGTCGGTCACAAGACCGTGATCGTTCTGGGTCGCAAAATTGGCTCGAAATCCGATCATTCCGTGCTCCATGTGGATTCCACAGCCTTCGGCCTCGAGCGGCCCGCGGCCGGTGTAGTAACTCTCCGGGGGATACCCGAGCAGACTCAGGTGCGAGGTGTCTGAGCCGGGTCTGATTCCAGGACCGATCGTGTCCATGATCCCGGTGATCCCCTCGGCTGCAAGCTGGTCGAGGATCGGGGTCTTTGCTGCCTGCAGGGGAGTCATCCCGGCGAGTTCACCGCAGGGACGGTCCCCTATACCGTCCAGCACAAGCATGACGATCTTGTGTGCAGTCATCAGAGAAGGTTGGATGCAGAGGGAGTTATTGTTGGCGATCGGATCAGGAAGAAGAGGCAATGGAAAAGAGCGGTACTGCATGCAGCAACAGAGCAGGGGTAATCCCCCTGCTCATCGGCTGCGATCGATCACCCAGGGTTATGCGATGATAACCTTGGACTCGATCTTTGACTTGATCACTTCAATTCTGCGGATCGGGAAGATTCCCTTCACCTGTGCGAGCATATCGCGGGAGATCGAGCCGGTGACGATCCCGTCGACAACCGTTGCCCAGTCGTTCTGAGCGACAAAGGTGGCCATCTGGGCGCTGATCACGTTTCTGATCGCATGAATCTGGCTCGAGTTCGCTCCGATCAGAGTGTAGCAGGTCACGGTCAGATGAATCCGCTTGCCATCCTTGGTCGAACCCATGATATGGGAGTCGATCCGGGAGGTCCGCCGCTTGACGAGCGAGCGGAGGTAGTCCTTGGTCAGTTCATGTCCGATGAACTCGGTGTAGGCTGCATCGCCGGCGACCCGGGAGATCTTGAACTTCATCTTGATGTGCTGCTTGGCAAAGTCCTGAGCGATCTCACCGAGGGTGGTGCTCATGACCCTGCCGACAAGGTTCGCTGAGTCTGCAGCGATCGTCTCGCCGATCGGGGTGCTCCCGAATGCCTCAGGCACATATACCTTGTACCAGCTCTTTGCTTTCCAGCCTTCTACACGACGTCCAATCTGTTTCTTCTTTGCCATTCTATCACCATCTTATTTTTAGAGGAACTTGAAGAGTTCCTTCTGCTCACCAACCAGGGCAGTTACACGCTCTGGCCAGTTGTTCATATCAAACCCTTTCTGTGCAAGGAAGGCCGCAGTCCAGCGCTCAAGCCCGATGCCTGAACACCCTGACCAGCAGTCCTTTCCGGTCTGCACCTTGACGTTGAAGCCTTTCGGGTACTTGTCCCCGTTCACCGAGACGTTCTGGAACTCCAGCCATGAGTCACTGTACGGGAGAATGGCCTCGTAGTCGGTGGTTCCGATCCGCTCGTTCACTCCTTCGCCATCGAGCATCCCTTCCTGTGCCATAAACCAGGGGGTGACCTTCGCTGAACGCCACTCCAGGTTCAGGACCTCATCGAAGAGGTGCTTATACGCGGCATGGAGTTTATCGGCCGTCTCGACGACCTGCTCGGGGGTCCCGAGCCAGAGGATCTCGATCCGATGGAACTCGTCGACACGCTCAATCCCGTGGATCCCGCCGCTCTCATACCGATGGGAGGTTCCGCTCCGATCGAATATTCTGATCGGGAGGCAGTCGCTGGCCAGGGTCTGGCCCTGGACAAACGGCCAGAAGGATGGGCACTGCGCATAGCAGAGACCCCCGATCGGACCGTCGACCTTCTCCCGGATCATATCGATCGGCACCTTGCCGGTCACCTTGAAGTAATCGCCGACCTCTTCCCAGTACGCTGGATCACGGGTCTTGGGGGTGCAGACGTAGTAGATCTCTGGGTACACACCTTTGGCGTGCCCGGACTTCTCCCAGACCTCCCAGGGAACCAGCTTTGGGAAGATCATCTCAGTGAACCCGAGGGTTGTGATGATCTCCTCCATCACGATCTGCTCGAAGGCCCGGAAGAGCTGCACCGACTGGGGACCATGGATCCACTGACCACGTGACAGAGCATGCTTGATCCAGCCACGTTCGATCATCTCAGCGGTCGGATCACCATTGAAGAAGCGTTCCTTCTTCTCGCTCTCGTACAGCAGTTCCCAGTGCTCGCCCTTGCCGCCATAGGTCAGCGCCTCCATCTTCTCCTCGATCAGTTTCACGATCCGGTCTGGGATCTTCTGTTCGAGGTCGGTGGCACTGACCTGCAGCGAGAGTTCGATCTTCTCTGCGGTCACCTCGGCGCTGCTGATGAACGGTAGCGTCGGGACTTTCAGCCCCTCCGGCACCGGACCAGTGAGCGTGATCTCATACCCGGTCACCTGAATATCCCGGAGACCGAGCCGGAACCTGCCGAGGGTGGCCGTGATCTGTTTTCTAAACC is part of the Methanosphaerula palustris E1-9c genome and encodes:
- a CDS encoding 30S ribosomal protein S3ae, yielding MAKKKQIGRRVEGWKAKSWYKVYVPEAFGSTPIGETIAADSANLVGRVMSTTLGEIAQDFAKQHIKMKFKISRVAGDAAYTEFIGHELTKDYLRSLVKRRTSRIDSHIMGSTKDGKRIHLTVTCYTLIGANSSQIHAIRNVISAQMATFVAQNDWATVVDGIVTGSISRDMLAQVKGIFPIRRIEVIKSKIESKVIIA
- a CDS encoding 2,3-bisphosphoglycerate-independent phosphoglycerate mutase, which produces MTAHKIVMLVLDGIGDRPCGELAGMTPLQAAKTPILDQLAAEGITGIMDTIGPGIRPGSDTSHLSLLGYPPESYYTGRGPLEAEGCGIHMEHGMIGFRANFATQNDHGLVTDRRAGRIHDTRLLSAAITDQVDLSAFGVTFSFASGAGHRAALALSGEGLGAGVTSNDPKEDGVAPHQVMPVSANPEDQKTAAVCNEFIRQSTAILADHPMNRARVLNGESPASVVLIRGAGEMGGFEPFQQRYDLSGAVIAAATLVTGIGKAVGLEYIPVEGVTGSTTTNLTGKVQTLMATLDTHDFVLLNIKGADEAGHDGHAIEKRDFIERIDAALALLLERNDCIIAVMGDHSTPCPIKEHSADPVPVLIRGDGVRVDLVQAYDEIACAAGGLNRIRGADILWILLDLIDKTHKYGT
- a CDS encoding serine--tRNA ligase yields the protein MFVRFALTADLSFSGEIPGEAAEAVEKTVTDSNTVMFRRGVPKGATDDEIGRITDWKIEGNTLSLTIESGPYTRVHDALFRFRKQITATLGRFRLGLRDIQVTGYEITLTGPVPEGLKVPTLPFISSAEVTAEKIELSLQVSATDLEQKIPDRIVKLIEEKMEALTYGGKGEHWELLYESEKKERFFNGDPTAEMIERGWIKHALSRGQWIHGPQSVQLFRAFEQIVMEEIITTLGFTEMIFPKLVPWEVWEKSGHAKGVYPEIYYVCTPKTRDPAYWEEVGDYFKVTGKVPIDMIREKVDGPIGGLCYAQCPSFWPFVQGQTLASDCLPIRIFDRSGTSHRYESGGIHGIERVDEFHRIEILWLGTPEQVVETADKLHAAYKHLFDEVLNLEWRSAKVTPWFMAQEGMLDGEGVNERIGTTDYEAILPYSDSWLEFQNVSVNGDKYPKGFNVKVQTGKDCWSGCSGIGLERWTAAFLAQKGFDMNNWPERVTALVGEQKELFKFL